From Corvus moneduloides isolate bCorMon1 chromosome 2, bCorMon1.pri, whole genome shotgun sequence, one genomic window encodes:
- the DHRS12 gene encoding dehydrogenase/reductase SDR family member 12 isoform X4 translates to MDLLCKMILHVAHRCLCFCGSIPLAAFQGTGCSPRSCSTAPCSQKTTPRLQRQLSWQPHLSRAGVLGNSPSFLCHHLRQAQPSAARSGYESASRHFNPADVEVDVAGRSFLVTGANSGIGKATAKEIARRGGTVHLVCRNKERAEVAKEEIVTETGNQNIFLHIVDVSNPKEIWKFAEKFQNEHKLNVLINNAGCMVNSRELTEDGLEKNFATNTLGTYIMTTALLPLLEKAADARVITVSSGGMLVQKLNVSDLQSGNGPFDGTMVYAQNKP, encoded by the exons ATGGATTTGCTATGCAAAATGATACTTCATGTGGCACATCGTTGTTTATGTTTCTGTGGGAGCATCCCTTTGGCAGCTTTCCAGGGCACAGGATGCAGCCCCAGGTCCTGTAGCACTGCTCCCTGTTCCCAAAAGACAACACCCCGTTTGCAGCGCCAGCTTAGCTGGCAACCGCATCTGTCCCGAGCTGGTGTTCTGGGAAATTCTCCATCCTTCCTCTGCCACCACCTTCGCCAGGCCCAGCCGTCTGCAGCGAG ATCTGGCTACGAGTCTGCTTCCAGGCACTTCAACCCAGCTGATGTGGAGGTGGATGTGGCTGGAAGATCCTTCCTGGTCACTGGTGCAAACAGTGGCATTGGCAAGGCCACAGCCAAGGAGATAGCGAGGAGAG GTGGCACGGTTCATCTGGTTTGCCGAAATAAGGAACGGGCTGAAGTTGCCAAAGAGGAAATAGTGACAGAAACGGGCAATCAG aaTATCTTCTTGCATATTGTGGATGTATCTAATCCCAAGGAAATATGGAAGTTTGCTGAAAAATTCCAAAATGAACATAAATTAAATGTGTTG ATCAACAATGCGGGATGTATGGTGAATAGCAGAGAATTAACTGAAGATGGACTTGAAAAAAACTTTGCAACAAACACTTTGG GTACATATATCATGACAactgccctgctgcccctcctggaaaaagcagctgatgCCAGAGTG ATAACTGTCTCTTCTGGGGGCATGCTAGTTCAAAAATTAAACGTATCTGACTTGCAGTCGGGAAATGGGCCATTTGATGGAACTATGGTGTATGCACAGAACAAG CCGTGA
- the DHRS12 gene encoding dehydrogenase/reductase SDR family member 12 isoform X6 produces MDLLCKMILHVAHRCLCFCGSIPLAAFQGTGCSPRSCSTAPCSQKTTPRLQRQLSWQPHLSRAGVLGNSPSFLCHHLRQAQPSAARSGYESASRHFNPADVEVDVAGRSFLVTGANSGIGKATAKEIARRGGTVHLVCRNKERAEVAKEEIVTETGNQNIFLHIVDVSNPKEIWKFAEKFQNEHKLNVLINNAGCMVNSRELTEDGLEKNFATNTLGTYIMTTALLPLLEKAADARVTGNQSLHTYPWHTPTVPQRMKRN; encoded by the exons ATGGATTTGCTATGCAAAATGATACTTCATGTGGCACATCGTTGTTTATGTTTCTGTGGGAGCATCCCTTTGGCAGCTTTCCAGGGCACAGGATGCAGCCCCAGGTCCTGTAGCACTGCTCCCTGTTCCCAAAAGACAACACCCCGTTTGCAGCGCCAGCTTAGCTGGCAACCGCATCTGTCCCGAGCTGGTGTTCTGGGAAATTCTCCATCCTTCCTCTGCCACCACCTTCGCCAGGCCCAGCCGTCTGCAGCGAG ATCTGGCTACGAGTCTGCTTCCAGGCACTTCAACCCAGCTGATGTGGAGGTGGATGTGGCTGGAAGATCCTTCCTGGTCACTGGTGCAAACAGTGGCATTGGCAAGGCCACAGCCAAGGAGATAGCGAGGAGAG GTGGCACGGTTCATCTGGTTTGCCGAAATAAGGAACGGGCTGAAGTTGCCAAAGAGGAAATAGTGACAGAAACGGGCAATCAG aaTATCTTCTTGCATATTGTGGATGTATCTAATCCCAAGGAAATATGGAAGTTTGCTGAAAAATTCCAAAATGAACATAAATTAAATGTGTTG ATCAACAATGCGGGATGTATGGTGAATAGCAGAGAATTAACTGAAGATGGACTTGAAAAAAACTTTGCAACAAACACTTTGG GTACATATATCATGACAactgccctgctgcccctcctggaaaaagcagctgatgCCAGAGTG acaGGCAACCAGTCCCTACACACTTACCCCTGGCATACACCCACAGTCCCCCAGAGGATGAAGAGAAACTAA
- the DHRS12 gene encoding dehydrogenase/reductase SDR family member 12 isoform X1, whose translation MDLLCKMILHVAHRCLCFCGSIPLAAFQGTGCSPRSCSTAPCSQKTTPRLQRQLSWQPHLSRAGVLGNSPSFLCHHLRQAQPSAARSGYESASRHFNPADVEVDVAGRSFLVTGANSGIGKATAKEIARRGGTVHLVCRNKERAEVAKEEIVTETGNQNIFLHIVDVSNPKEIWKFAEKFQNEHKLNVLINNAGCMVNSRELTEDGLEKNFATNTLGTYIMTTALLPLLEKAADARVITVSSGGMLVQKLNVSDLQSGNGPFDGTMVYAQNKRQQVVLTEQWAKAHRNIHFSVMHPGWADTPAVRSSMPDFYERMRNSLRTEAQGADTVLWLAVSAEATKLPSGLFFQDRQPVPTHLPLAYTHSPPEDEEKLMQMLEEFSQKFKSVSPGT comes from the exons ATGGATTTGCTATGCAAAATGATACTTCATGTGGCACATCGTTGTTTATGTTTCTGTGGGAGCATCCCTTTGGCAGCTTTCCAGGGCACAGGATGCAGCCCCAGGTCCTGTAGCACTGCTCCCTGTTCCCAAAAGACAACACCCCGTTTGCAGCGCCAGCTTAGCTGGCAACCGCATCTGTCCCGAGCTGGTGTTCTGGGAAATTCTCCATCCTTCCTCTGCCACCACCTTCGCCAGGCCCAGCCGTCTGCAGCGAG ATCTGGCTACGAGTCTGCTTCCAGGCACTTCAACCCAGCTGATGTGGAGGTGGATGTGGCTGGAAGATCCTTCCTGGTCACTGGTGCAAACAGTGGCATTGGCAAGGCCACAGCCAAGGAGATAGCGAGGAGAG GTGGCACGGTTCATCTGGTTTGCCGAAATAAGGAACGGGCTGAAGTTGCCAAAGAGGAAATAGTGACAGAAACGGGCAATCAG aaTATCTTCTTGCATATTGTGGATGTATCTAATCCCAAGGAAATATGGAAGTTTGCTGAAAAATTCCAAAATGAACATAAATTAAATGTGTTG ATCAACAATGCGGGATGTATGGTGAATAGCAGAGAATTAACTGAAGATGGACTTGAAAAAAACTTTGCAACAAACACTTTGG GTACATATATCATGACAactgccctgctgcccctcctggaaaaagcagctgatgCCAGAGTG ATAACTGTCTCTTCTGGGGGCATGCTAGTTCAAAAATTAAACGTATCTGACTTGCAGTCGGGAAATGGGCCATTTGATGGAACTATGGTGTATGCACAGAACAAG AGACAGCAAGTTGTCCTGACAGAACAGTGGGCAAAGGCTCACAGAAACATCCATTTCTCCGTAATGCACCCTGGCTGGGCAGACACTCCAG CCGTGAGGTCGTCCATGCCTGATTTCTACGAGAGGATGAGGAACTCGCTGCGCACGGAGGCCCAGGGAGCTGACACCGTCCTGTGGCTGGCAGTGTCAGCTGAAGCAACAAAGCTGCCCAGTGGCTTGTTCTTCCAGG acaGGCAACCAGTCCCTACACACTTACCCCTGGCATACACCCACAGTCCCCCAGAGGATGAAGAGAAACTAATGCAGATGCTGGAAGAGTTCTCCCAGAAGTTTAAATCTGTTTCTCCAGGAACTTAG
- the DHRS12 gene encoding dehydrogenase/reductase SDR family member 12 isoform X5 → MDLLCKMILHVAHRCLCFCGSIPLAAFQGTGCSPRSCSTAPCSQKTTPRLQRQLSWQPHLSRAGVLGNSPSFLCHHLRQAQPSAARSGYESASRHFNPADVEVDVAGRSFLVTGANSGIGKATAKEIARRGGTVHLVCRNKERAEVAKEEIVTETGNQNIFLHIVDVSNPKEIWKFAEKFQNEHKLNVLINNAGCMVNSRELTEDGLEKNFATNTLGTYIMTTALLPLLEKAADARVITVSSGGMLVQKLNVSDLQSGNGPFDGTMVYAQNKD, encoded by the exons ATGGATTTGCTATGCAAAATGATACTTCATGTGGCACATCGTTGTTTATGTTTCTGTGGGAGCATCCCTTTGGCAGCTTTCCAGGGCACAGGATGCAGCCCCAGGTCCTGTAGCACTGCTCCCTGTTCCCAAAAGACAACACCCCGTTTGCAGCGCCAGCTTAGCTGGCAACCGCATCTGTCCCGAGCTGGTGTTCTGGGAAATTCTCCATCCTTCCTCTGCCACCACCTTCGCCAGGCCCAGCCGTCTGCAGCGAG ATCTGGCTACGAGTCTGCTTCCAGGCACTTCAACCCAGCTGATGTGGAGGTGGATGTGGCTGGAAGATCCTTCCTGGTCACTGGTGCAAACAGTGGCATTGGCAAGGCCACAGCCAAGGAGATAGCGAGGAGAG GTGGCACGGTTCATCTGGTTTGCCGAAATAAGGAACGGGCTGAAGTTGCCAAAGAGGAAATAGTGACAGAAACGGGCAATCAG aaTATCTTCTTGCATATTGTGGATGTATCTAATCCCAAGGAAATATGGAAGTTTGCTGAAAAATTCCAAAATGAACATAAATTAAATGTGTTG ATCAACAATGCGGGATGTATGGTGAATAGCAGAGAATTAACTGAAGATGGACTTGAAAAAAACTTTGCAACAAACACTTTGG GTACATATATCATGACAactgccctgctgcccctcctggaaaaagcagctgatgCCAGAGTG ATAACTGTCTCTTCTGGGGGCATGCTAGTTCAAAAATTAAACGTATCTGACTTGCAGTCGGGAAATGGGCCATTTGATGGAACTATGGTGTATGCACAGAACAAG gattag
- the DHRS12 gene encoding dehydrogenase/reductase SDR family member 12 isoform X2, with product MSWYRNTVWFVKGLREYTRSGYESASRHFNPADVEVDVAGRSFLVTGANSGIGKATAKEIARRGGTVHLVCRNKERAEVAKEEIVTETGNQNIFLHIVDVSNPKEIWKFAEKFQNEHKLNVLINNAGCMVNSRELTEDGLEKNFATNTLGTYIMTTALLPLLEKAADARVITVSSGGMLVQKLNVSDLQSGNGPFDGTMVYAQNKRQQVVLTEQWAKAHRNIHFSVMHPGWADTPAVRSSMPDFYERMRNSLRTEAQGADTVLWLAVSAEATKLPSGLFFQDRQPVPTHLPLAYTHSPPEDEEKLMQMLEEFSQKFKSVSPGT from the exons aTGTCCTGGTACCGTAACACCGTGTGGTTCGTGAAGGGGCTGCGGGAGTACACGAG ATCTGGCTACGAGTCTGCTTCCAGGCACTTCAACCCAGCTGATGTGGAGGTGGATGTGGCTGGAAGATCCTTCCTGGTCACTGGTGCAAACAGTGGCATTGGCAAGGCCACAGCCAAGGAGATAGCGAGGAGAG GTGGCACGGTTCATCTGGTTTGCCGAAATAAGGAACGGGCTGAAGTTGCCAAAGAGGAAATAGTGACAGAAACGGGCAATCAG aaTATCTTCTTGCATATTGTGGATGTATCTAATCCCAAGGAAATATGGAAGTTTGCTGAAAAATTCCAAAATGAACATAAATTAAATGTGTTG ATCAACAATGCGGGATGTATGGTGAATAGCAGAGAATTAACTGAAGATGGACTTGAAAAAAACTTTGCAACAAACACTTTGG GTACATATATCATGACAactgccctgctgcccctcctggaaaaagcagctgatgCCAGAGTG ATAACTGTCTCTTCTGGGGGCATGCTAGTTCAAAAATTAAACGTATCTGACTTGCAGTCGGGAAATGGGCCATTTGATGGAACTATGGTGTATGCACAGAACAAG AGACAGCAAGTTGTCCTGACAGAACAGTGGGCAAAGGCTCACAGAAACATCCATTTCTCCGTAATGCACCCTGGCTGGGCAGACACTCCAG CCGTGAGGTCGTCCATGCCTGATTTCTACGAGAGGATGAGGAACTCGCTGCGCACGGAGGCCCAGGGAGCTGACACCGTCCTGTGGCTGGCAGTGTCAGCTGAAGCAACAAAGCTGCCCAGTGGCTTGTTCTTCCAGG acaGGCAACCAGTCCCTACACACTTACCCCTGGCATACACCCACAGTCCCCCAGAGGATGAAGAGAAACTAATGCAGATGCTGGAAGAGTTCTCCCAGAAGTTTAAATCTGTTTCTCCAGGAACTTAG
- the DHRS12 gene encoding dehydrogenase/reductase SDR family member 12 isoform X3, giving the protein MFSRTTLGSDCMSGGTVHLVCRNKERAEVAKEEIVTETGNQNIFLHIVDVSNPKEIWKFAEKFQNEHKLNVLINNAGCMVNSRELTEDGLEKNFATNTLGTYIMTTALLPLLEKAADARVITVSSGGMLVQKLNVSDLQSGNGPFDGTMVYAQNKRQQVVLTEQWAKAHRNIHFSVMHPGWADTPAVRSSMPDFYERMRNSLRTEAQGADTVLWLAVSAEATKLPSGLFFQDRQPVPTHLPLAYTHSPPEDEEKLMQMLEEFSQKFKSVSPGT; this is encoded by the exons ATGTTTAGCAGAACAACTTTGGGCTCAGACTGCATGTCTG GTGGCACGGTTCATCTGGTTTGCCGAAATAAGGAACGGGCTGAAGTTGCCAAAGAGGAAATAGTGACAGAAACGGGCAATCAG aaTATCTTCTTGCATATTGTGGATGTATCTAATCCCAAGGAAATATGGAAGTTTGCTGAAAAATTCCAAAATGAACATAAATTAAATGTGTTG ATCAACAATGCGGGATGTATGGTGAATAGCAGAGAATTAACTGAAGATGGACTTGAAAAAAACTTTGCAACAAACACTTTGG GTACATATATCATGACAactgccctgctgcccctcctggaaaaagcagctgatgCCAGAGTG ATAACTGTCTCTTCTGGGGGCATGCTAGTTCAAAAATTAAACGTATCTGACTTGCAGTCGGGAAATGGGCCATTTGATGGAACTATGGTGTATGCACAGAACAAG AGACAGCAAGTTGTCCTGACAGAACAGTGGGCAAAGGCTCACAGAAACATCCATTTCTCCGTAATGCACCCTGGCTGGGCAGACACTCCAG CCGTGAGGTCGTCCATGCCTGATTTCTACGAGAGGATGAGGAACTCGCTGCGCACGGAGGCCCAGGGAGCTGACACCGTCCTGTGGCTGGCAGTGTCAGCTGAAGCAACAAAGCTGCCCAGTGGCTTGTTCTTCCAGG acaGGCAACCAGTCCCTACACACTTACCCCTGGCATACACCCACAGTCCCCCAGAGGATGAAGAGAAACTAATGCAGATGCTGGAAGAGTTCTCCCAGAAGTTTAAATCTGTTTCTCCAGGAACTTAG